A region from the Paraurantiacibacter namhicola genome encodes:
- a CDS encoding lysozyme has protein sequence MNRHVVMETVRQILGRGLSAGETRELELALREDGCGRGPLPRPRRIGPQGIALIKRFEGCARRLADGRVAAYPDPGTGAAPWTIGWGATGAGIGPGTVWTQAQCDARLEADLARYAADVDRALGDAATTQAQFDALVSFHYNTGAIARATLTRRHKAGDSAAAAREFARWNRAGGRVMKGLVRRREAEAELYRGSPGGV, from the coding sequence AACAGGCATGTGGTGATGGAAACGGTGCGGCAGATCCTGGGCCGTGGTCTCAGCGCGGGCGAAACGCGCGAGCTGGAGCTGGCCCTGCGCGAAGACGGATGCGGGCGCGGTCCGCTGCCCCGCCCGCGCCGGATCGGGCCGCAGGGCATTGCCCTCATCAAGCGTTTCGAAGGCTGCGCCCGGCGGCTGGCAGATGGCCGGGTGGCGGCTTATCCCGATCCGGGCACGGGCGCCGCGCCCTGGACCATCGGCTGGGGCGCAACCGGCGCGGGGATCGGCCCGGGCACGGTGTGGACGCAGGCGCAGTGCGACGCGCGGCTGGAGGCGGACCTTGCGCGCTATGCCGCCGATGTCGACCGCGCGCTGGGCGATGCCGCCACCACGCAGGCGCAGTTCGATGCCCTCGTCAGCTTCCACTACAACACCGGCGCCATCGCCCGGGCCACGCTGACGCGCCGCCACAAGGCGGGCGACAGTGCGGCAGCCGCGCGCGAGTTCGCCCGCTGGAACCGAGCAGGCGGCCGCGTGATGAAGGGCCTGGTCAGGCGGCGCGAGGCGGAGGCCGAGCTGTATCGCGGATCGCCGGGCGGCGTGTGA
- a CDS encoding fasciclin domain-containing protein has protein sequence MIARLRIAGVASLGALALALGACSDSPDAADTEGSVSNETLAKLISHSGEVGMLASALEESGIASAFDAAASYTVLAPSDEAFEALASGEVPLDAAQKAAIVRGHIVPGYLTLADIGAALDSSGGEVSIAAMDGNDLTFTRLDDGIEVSSTDGQAAMLGSESLGENGVVITIDGVLKAPPGA, from the coding sequence ATGATCGCGCGGCTTCGCATCGCAGGTGTCGCCTCGCTCGGCGCGCTGGCCCTGGCGCTGGGGGCGTGCTCCGACAGTCCCGACGCGGCTGATACGGAAGGATCGGTGTCGAACGAGACGCTGGCAAAGCTCATCTCCCATTCGGGTGAGGTCGGGATGCTAGCCTCCGCATTGGAGGAAAGCGGCATCGCCAGCGCCTTCGACGCGGCGGCCTCCTACACCGTGCTGGCCCCCAGCGACGAGGCATTCGAGGCTCTCGCCAGCGGCGAAGTGCCGCTGGATGCCGCGCAGAAGGCCGCCATCGTGCGCGGCCACATCGTGCCGGGATATCTGACCCTGGCCGATATCGGCGCAGCGCTCGACAGCTCCGGCGGCGAAGTCAGCATCGCGGCGATGGACGGCAATGACCTGACTTTCACGCGCCTCGACGATGGCATCGAAGTGAGCAGCACCGACGGGCAGGCTGCGATGCTCGGCAGCGAGAGCCTGGGCGAGAACGGCGTCGTCATCACAATTGACGGCGTCCTCAAGGCCCCGCCCGGCGCATAA
- a CDS encoding translocation/assembly module TamB domain-containing protein — translation MAGEGTQDSAAEPVDVAETGTDDTAPRKRKRRWFKRGALGIFGLLIALVLGAVVFLNTQSGRDFIVDQIAGVAPASGLSVEVGRIEGSVLSEATFYDVRLRDANDTLFLVLPEVRLDWRPLKFFFSGLDIRDLDVNGGTLLAIPELNPGDPDAPVLPNFDIRVDRLSIQNLRVADGVIGEERIIALTAQADIRQGRVQLDADGEFGGEDRFAVLLDAEPDANMFDIDLDYRAPAGGFLAAMAGAEQDLLVRIVGDGTWQDWDGALVVLGDSEPLLATKIGAKSGRYRIVGQARPGDYVTGLPQRALGEVVDIAAVGTLDDSILTGDLALRGAGVWANAEGGIDLGNNEFDNLDVDLDLRDPALFGPDFRLEGTDLELVLDGPFRGVDLPHRLTVDRAMLSGTEVIDIEQSGIATWDGTRFVLPLDASVQRVISGNELADPRLVNGTLGGTVVYTGGQLLSDDLAVRFPGLTADLALRGDLDRGAYALAGPVAMQGLALENIGTVDGNARIRFSLGANSPWKLDADFDGRMARVTNDTLANLAGSNIRFDGGVTLGADRPIVFRQTQLRASKLSLTLDGRVSDGRTTLAGRGRHVDYGPFTVEAALSDSGPTAQLVFADPLPAAGLKDVRVALAPTREGFAIDTSGQSLLGPFDGALNLYSPANGPTRIEISRMDISGTDVAGSLVLADGGVAGDLALSGGGLDGTVTLAPRSGGQGFDANLRARNARFQGPTPLAIASADVDLTGVVGGDGTTMRGTVSAQGISYGQLFVGRLQGNARVTDGVGSFEAALTGRRGARFALQVQGQANTQRIAVVVDGTYAGRDITMPRRAVLLKQEDGGWALQKTQLGFAGGFVIAEGQFGGTGGTSGTVKLADMPLSLVDVLGMDLGLGGDISGVIDFDTGRGGLPTGEARVLVDGLTRSGLVLTSRPVDLAFVGKLTPNNLQMRATFKDGAETSGRLQGRIANLPASGGLMDRLNAGDMYAQLRYKGPAEALWRLAALDLIDITGQLNVAANITGSLADPGIRGSLAGDNLQMQSALTGTNLSNVRARGRFAGSRLELSSFKGTAPNGGAVSGSGVVDLSNLGAGRGPMIDLRMAARNAEIMDLPNMGATVTGPMRIKSNGVGGVIAGRLEVDGARWKLGTASSAASLPNIKVTQVNRPNDYGPAPSASAPWRYLIDARSRGGILVDGMGLDSEWSADILLRGTTSDPRIGGEARVVPRQGFYNFAGNRFDITRGVIDFDENQPIDPRVSIVAQTELRDGLDVTVTVRGNATNPEVDFSSNPGLPQEEILARLLFGGSITDLSATDALQLGSALASLRGGGGGGLDPINSLRTAIGLDRLRIVAADPALDRGTAIALGKRFGNRFYGEIITDGRGYNATELEFRITSWLAMLASVSSLGRDGVALEYSKDY, via the coding sequence ATGGCTGGGGAGGGGACACAGGACAGCGCGGCCGAGCCGGTGGACGTGGCAGAAACGGGCACGGACGATACCGCTCCGCGCAAGCGCAAGCGGCGCTGGTTCAAGCGCGGCGCGCTGGGCATCTTCGGCTTGCTGATCGCGCTCGTGCTCGGCGCCGTCGTGTTCCTGAACACGCAGTCCGGGCGTGATTTCATCGTTGACCAGATTGCCGGCGTCGCCCCGGCATCGGGCCTGTCTGTCGAAGTCGGCCGGATCGAGGGCAGCGTCCTGTCCGAGGCCACATTCTACGACGTGCGCCTGCGCGATGCGAACGATACGCTGTTCCTGGTGCTGCCCGAAGTCCGCCTGGACTGGCGCCCGCTGAAATTTTTCTTCTCCGGCCTCGATATCCGGGACCTGGATGTGAATGGCGGCACGCTGCTGGCCATCCCCGAGCTCAATCCCGGCGATCCCGACGCGCCGGTCCTGCCCAATTTCGACATCCGGGTGGACCGGCTTTCGATCCAGAACCTGCGCGTGGCCGACGGGGTCATCGGGGAAGAGCGCATCATCGCGCTCACCGCGCAGGCCGATATCCGGCAGGGCCGGGTCCAGCTGGATGCCGATGGCGAATTCGGCGGCGAAGACCGCTTTGCCGTGCTGCTGGATGCAGAGCCCGATGCCAATATGTTTGACATCGACCTCGATTACCGCGCGCCAGCCGGCGGCTTCCTGGCCGCCATGGCCGGGGCGGAGCAGGACCTGCTGGTCCGCATCGTGGGTGATGGCACATGGCAGGACTGGGACGGTGCGCTGGTCGTACTGGGCGATAGCGAGCCCCTGCTTGCCACCAAGATCGGCGCCAAATCCGGTCGCTACCGCATCGTGGGCCAGGCCCGCCCGGGCGACTATGTCACCGGCCTGCCGCAGCGCGCGCTGGGCGAGGTTGTGGACATTGCAGCCGTGGGCACGCTGGACGACAGCATCCTTACCGGCGACCTCGCGCTGCGCGGCGCGGGTGTCTGGGCGAATGCCGAAGGCGGCATCGACCTCGGCAACAATGAGTTCGACAATCTTGATGTCGACCTGGACCTGCGTGATCCGGCGCTGTTTGGCCCGGACTTCCGGCTGGAGGGCACGGATCTGGAGCTGGTGCTGGACGGACCCTTCCGGGGCGTGGACCTGCCGCACCGCCTGACGGTGGACCGCGCCATGCTGTCCGGCACGGAAGTGATCGATATCGAGCAGTCCGGCATCGCGACCTGGGACGGCACGCGCTTCGTCCTGCCGCTGGATGCCAGCGTGCAGCGCGTCATCAGCGGCAATGAACTTGCCGACCCGCGTCTTGTGAACGGCACGCTTGGCGGAACCGTGGTTTATACGGGCGGGCAGCTGCTTTCGGACGACCTTGCGGTGCGCTTCCCCGGCCTGACGGCGGACCTCGCGCTGCGCGGCGATCTCGACCGCGGTGCCTATGCTCTGGCCGGCCCGGTGGCCATGCAGGGTCTGGCGCTGGAGAATATCGGGACAGTAGACGGCAATGCGCGCATCCGTTTCTCGCTGGGCGCAAACTCCCCTTGGAAGCTGGACGCGGATTTCGACGGGCGGATGGCGCGCGTCACCAATGACACGCTGGCAAACCTGGCCGGCAGCAACATCCGGTTCGACGGCGGCGTCACGCTGGGCGCGGACCGCCCCATCGTCTTCCGCCAGACCCAGCTGCGCGCCAGCAAGCTGTCCCTGACGCTGGATGGCCGGGTGTCCGATGGCCGCACCACGCTGGCCGGGCGCGGGCGGCATGTCGATTACGGTCCCTTCACGGTGGAAGCGGCGCTGTCGGATTCCGGCCCCACCGCGCAGCTCGTCTTTGCCGATCCGCTGCCTGCGGCTGGCCTGAAGGACGTGCGCGTTGCCCTTGCCCCCACGCGCGAAGGCTTCGCCATCGACACGAGCGGGCAGAGCTTGCTCGGGCCCTTCGATGGCGCGCTCAACCTCTACTCGCCGGCAAACGGCCCGACCCGGATCGAGATCAGCCGCATGGACATCAGCGGTACAGACGTGGCCGGATCGCTGGTGCTGGCCGATGGCGGCGTGGCGGGCGACCTGGCGCTGTCGGGCGGCGGGCTGGACGGCACGGTCACCCTGGCACCGCGCAGCGGCGGACAGGGCTTCGATGCCAATCTCCGCGCTCGCAACGCCCGCTTCCAGGGGCCGACACCGCTGGCCATCGCATCGGCTGACGTAGACCTGACCGGCGTGGTCGGCGGCGATGGCACGACGATGCGCGGCACGGTCTCTGCCCAAGGCATCAGCTATGGCCAGCTGTTCGTCGGCCGGTTGCAGGGCAATGCTCGCGTGACGGACGGCGTCGGCTCATTCGAGGCCGCCCTGACCGGTCGCCGCGGGGCGCGCTTCGCCCTGCAGGTGCAGGGGCAGGCCAACACCCAGCGCATCGCCGTGGTGGTGGATGGGACCTATGCCGGGCGCGACATCACCATGCCGCGCCGCGCCGTGCTGCTGAAGCAGGAAGACGGCGGCTGGGCGCTGCAGAAGACACAGCTCGGCTTTGCCGGCGGCTTCGTCATTGCCGAAGGACAGTTCGGTGGCACAGGCGGCACCAGCGGCACGGTGAAGCTAGCGGACATGCCGCTTTCGCTCGTGGACGTGCTGGGCATGGATCTCGGCCTTGGCGGCGATATTTCCGGTGTGATCGACTTCGATACCGGTCGCGGCGGCCTGCCCACGGGCGAGGCGCGCGTGCTGGTCGATGGCCTGACGCGTTCCGGGCTGGTGCTGACGTCCCGCCCCGTGGACCTCGCCTTTGTCGGCAAGCTGACGCCCAACAACCTGCAGATGCGCGCGACGTTCAAGGACGGCGCGGAGACGAGCGGCAGGCTGCAGGGGCGGATCGCGAACCTTCCGGCCAGCGGCGGGCTGATGGACCGGCTGAACGCGGGCGACATGTATGCGCAGCTGCGTTACAAGGGCCCGGCAGAGGCGCTGTGGCGTCTTGCCGCGCTCGACCTGATCGACATTACCGGCCAGCTGAATGTGGCGGCGAACATCACTGGATCGCTGGCCGATCCGGGTATCCGCGGCTCGCTGGCGGGCGACAATTTGCAAATGCAGAGCGCTCTGACCGGCACGAACCTATCCAATGTCCGTGCGCGCGGACGCTTCGCCGGATCGCGCCTGGAACTCAGCAGTTTCAAGGGAACCGCGCCCAATGGCGGCGCGGTCAGCGGCAGCGGCGTGGTGGACCTGTCCAACCTTGGTGCCGGGCGAGGGCCGATGATCGACCTGCGCATGGCCGCCCGCAATGCGGAGATCATGGACCTGCCGAACATGGGCGCGACCGTGACCGGGCCGATGCGCATCAAGTCCAATGGCGTGGGCGGCGTGATTGCGGGGCGGCTTGAAGTGGACGGTGCGCGGTGGAAGCTGGGGACGGCCAGCAGCGCCGCCAGCCTGCCCAACATCAAGGTCACGCAGGTCAATCGCCCCAATGATTACGGTCCCGCGCCCAGCGCGTCTGCGCCTTGGCGCTACCTGATCGATGCCCGCTCTCGCGGCGGCATCCTGGTCGATGGCATGGGCCTCGATTCCGAATGGAGCGCCGACATCCTGCTGCGCGGGACCACCAGCGATCCGCGGATCGGCGGCGAGGCGCGCGTCGTGCCGCGGCAGGGCTTCTACAACTTCGCCGGCAATCGCTTCGACATTACCCGCGGCGTCATCGACTTCGACGAGAACCAGCCGATCGATCCGCGCGTGTCTATCGTGGCCCAGACGGAGCTGCGCGACGGGCTGGACGTGACGGTGACGGTGCGCGGCAACGCTACCAATCCGGAAGTGGACTTCAGCTCCAACCCCGGCCTGCCGCAGGAGGAGATCCTGGCGCGCCTGCTGTTTGGCGGTTCGATCACCGACCTCTCGGCCACCGACGCGCTGCAGCTGGGTTCTGCGCTCGCATCCCTGCGCGGCGGCGGCGGGGGCGGGCTGGACCCCATCAACTCGCTGCGCACGGCCATCGGGCTGGACCGCCTGCGCATCGTCGCGGCCGATCCGGCGCTGGACCGGGGCACGGCCATCGCGCTAGGCAAGCGGTTCGGCAATCGCTTCTATGGCGAGATCATCACCGATGGCCGCGGATACAACGCCACGGAGCTGGAGTTCCGCATCACCAGCTGGCTCGCCATGCTGGCATCGGTCAGCTCGCTGGGCCGCGACGGCGTGGCGCTTGAATACAGCAAGGATTACTGA
- a CDS encoding autotransporter assembly complex protein TamA produces MMRSGGIDTASADRASASVQDARLISRLAISLAAGASLLSSPAFAQDPEAPERLEDLIPDSALENPEGWAEQGVPQSATDMEDAPPEVEADSPLDAMPLVTVPWPTEIELPEIDPLDAEEDIQFAEFPFETPALVDGSEERISDELVLVFPSDLALFPLRDEFLARFKTLSTIEELDDDANNARLAAQAREDEELLQRMLAVYGYYDAQVIRSVQGLTELDPIDAPQAERGVRFDIIPGAQYLFGNIDLGSLATTSRFGDYEALRGAFEILPGDPALQDKIVEEQADLDRALGESGYPFAAIRAPELLVDHARQEADLTMIVTPQGKYRFGSVTSNRPDFLSGRHLGTIARFKPGQTYQRSEELDLRRAILATGLVASVVITPVEVQAPVDGEPGVVDMQVELVPGELRTIEGSIGYGTGEGFRAEASWQHRNLFPPEGALKVRGIAGTREQLLGVTFRKNNFYGRDRILTLDAYASTLDYDAYDARTISLTGTYEQVSTLLFQKELSWSGGFEILATQEREADANGNFGPRETYFIGALPVYALWDTSDSLLDPSEGFRLGARVSPEISKRNGGDMQTYARLQADGSYYYGVNDKIVIAGRARIASIPGAPRDEIAPSRRLYAGGGGSVRGYGYRSIGPSNSNGDPTGGRSLLEFSLEARIRTPLLDNSIGIVPFVDAGTVGVNSTPSFDEIKIGAGIGVRYYTSFGPIRVDLGVPLNPGPNDDVVGVYISLGQAF; encoded by the coding sequence ATGATGCGGAGCGGCGGGATCGATACAGCGTCGGCTGACCGGGCCAGCGCTTCCGTTCAGGACGCCCGCCTCATCTCACGCCTCGCCATCTCGCTCGCCGCGGGCGCATCGCTGCTGTCCAGCCCCGCCTTCGCGCAGGATCCGGAAGCGCCGGAACGTCTGGAAGACCTGATCCCCGACAGCGCGCTGGAAAATCCGGAAGGCTGGGCCGAGCAGGGCGTCCCGCAGTCGGCAACCGACATGGAAGATGCACCGCCGGAGGTGGAGGCGGATAGCCCGCTCGATGCCATGCCGCTGGTCACTGTCCCTTGGCCGACCGAGATCGAACTGCCCGAAATCGACCCGCTGGACGCGGAAGAGGATATCCAGTTCGCGGAATTTCCCTTCGAAACGCCCGCGCTGGTCGATGGTTCGGAAGAACGGATTTCGGACGAGCTGGTGCTGGTCTTCCCGTCCGACCTCGCGCTCTTCCCGCTACGCGACGAATTCCTCGCCCGGTTCAAGACGCTCTCCACCATCGAAGAGTTGGACGACGATGCGAACAACGCCCGCCTCGCCGCGCAGGCACGCGAGGACGAGGAGCTGCTCCAGCGCATGCTGGCGGTTTACGGCTATTACGATGCGCAGGTGATCCGCAGCGTGCAGGGCCTGACCGAGCTGGACCCGATCGATGCGCCGCAGGCCGAACGCGGCGTGCGCTTCGACATCATCCCGGGCGCGCAGTACCTGTTTGGCAATATCGACCTTGGCAGCCTGGCGACCACCTCGCGCTTCGGCGATTACGAGGCGCTGCGCGGCGCGTTCGAAATCCTTCCCGGCGATCCTGCCCTGCAGGACAAGATCGTGGAAGAGCAGGCCGACCTCGACCGCGCGCTGGGTGAAAGCGGTTATCCCTTCGCTGCGATCCGCGCACCGGAACTGCTGGTCGACCACGCCCGGCAGGAAGCCGACCTGACGATGATCGTCACGCCGCAGGGCAAGTACCGTTTCGGCAGCGTCACCAGCAACCGGCCCGATTTCCTCAGCGGGCGGCATCTTGGCACCATCGCCCGCTTCAAGCCCGGCCAGACTTACCAGCGCAGCGAGGAACTGGACCTGCGCCGGGCGATCCTGGCCACGGGCCTGGTCGCCAGCGTAGTTATCACGCCAGTCGAGGTGCAGGCGCCCGTCGATGGCGAACCCGGCGTGGTGGACATGCAGGTGGAGCTGGTGCCTGGCGAGCTTCGCACCATCGAAGGCTCTATCGGTTACGGCACGGGCGAGGGCTTCCGCGCCGAGGCCAGCTGGCAGCATCGCAACCTCTTCCCGCCCGAAGGCGCGCTGAAGGTTCGCGGCATTGCCGGCACGCGCGAGCAGCTGCTGGGCGTCACCTTCCGCAAGAACAATTTTTACGGCCGCGACCGCATCCTGACGCTGGACGCCTATGCCAGCACGCTCGATTACGACGCCTATGACGCGCGCACGATCAGCCTGACAGGGACGTATGAGCAGGTCAGCACGCTGCTGTTCCAGAAGGAGCTGAGCTGGTCCGGCGGCTTCGAAATCCTCGCCACGCAGGAACGTGAAGCCGACGCCAATGGCAATTTCGGCCCGCGCGAGACCTATTTCATCGGCGCCCTGCCGGTCTATGCCCTGTGGGACACCAGCGACAGCCTGCTGGACCCCAGCGAAGGTTTCCGCCTCGGCGCGCGCGTCTCTCCCGAAATTTCGAAGCGCAATGGCGGCGACATGCAGACTTATGCGCGCCTGCAAGCCGACGGATCGTACTATTACGGCGTGAACGACAAGATCGTGATCGCGGGCCGGGCGCGGATCGCCAGCATTCCGGGCGCGCCGCGTGACGAGATCGCGCCCTCGCGCCGTCTCTATGCCGGCGGCGGCGGATCGGTGCGCGGATATGGCTATCGCTCCATCGGGCCGTCGAACAGCAATGGCGATCCTACGGGCGGACGCTCCCTGCTGGAATTCAGCCTGGAGGCTCGCATCCGTACGCCACTGCTCGACAATTCCATCGGGATCGTGCCCTTCGTCGATGCCGGGACCGTGGGCGTGAATTCCACTCCCAGTTTTGACGAGATCAAGATCGGGGCGGGCATTGGCGTGCGCTATTACACCAGCTTCGGGCCCATCCGCGTCGACCTCGGCGTGCCGCTGAACCCGGGCCCGAATGACGATGTTGTGGGCGTCTATATCTCGCTGGGCCAGGCGTTCTGA
- a CDS encoding arginyltransferase, producing the protein MTAPVRFPRFFVTSPAPCPYLPGKTERKVFTELKGPHSEELNDALGRIGFRRSQTVAYRPSCLDCRACVSVRVVAQEFRPSGTQKRISRRNEDLVVTECRPWATAEQFELLQKYLSVRHPGGGMAAMDEIDYADMVEHTSVSSYVVEYREPNADGTPGRLVGACLTDCQADGLSMIYSFYDPEHEDRAGLGNFIILDHIRRAAEGGLPYVYLGYWVEGAARMQYKVRYRPLEKLGPDGWQRMSDAAQSALIAAATAPGGQGSQPEGSGKDGVPGGQAQYDAERRDRYSVG; encoded by the coding sequence GTGACGGCCCCAGTCAGATTTCCGCGTTTCTTCGTGACCAGCCCGGCGCCATGCCCGTACCTGCCCGGCAAGACGGAGCGGAAGGTCTTCACGGAGCTAAAGGGCCCGCATTCCGAAGAGCTGAATGATGCGCTGGGCCGCATCGGCTTCCGCCGCAGCCAGACCGTGGCTTACCGCCCGTCCTGCCTCGATTGCCGCGCCTGTGTATCGGTGCGCGTGGTGGCGCAGGAGTTTCGCCCGTCCGGCACGCAGAAGCGTATTTCGCGCCGTAACGAGGACCTCGTGGTCACCGAATGTCGGCCATGGGCGACGGCCGAGCAGTTCGAATTGCTGCAGAAATACCTCTCCGTCCGGCATCCGGGCGGCGGTATGGCCGCGATGGACGAGATCGACTATGCCGACATGGTGGAACACACCAGTGTTTCCAGCTATGTCGTTGAATATCGGGAACCGAATGCCGACGGGACACCGGGTCGCCTCGTCGGTGCCTGCCTGACTGATTGTCAGGCGGACGGTCTTTCGATGATCTACAGTTTCTATGACCCGGAACATGAGGATCGCGCCGGGCTTGGGAATTTCATCATCCTCGACCACATTCGCCGTGCGGCTGAAGGCGGGCTTCCTTATGTCTATCTCGGGTATTGGGTCGAAGGTGCTGCGCGCATGCAGTACAAGGTCCGCTATCGCCCGCTCGAAAAGCTCGGCCCCGATGGCTGGCAGCGCATGTCGGACGCGGCACAGTCCGCCCTCATCGCTGCCGCAACCGCTCCTGGCGGGCAGGGCAGCCAGCCGGAAGGCAGCGGCAAGGACGGCGTACCCGGCGGACAGGCCCAATATGATGCGGAGCGGCGGGATCGATACAGCGTCGGCTGA
- a CDS encoding threonine ammonia-lyase, with product MDTGTTPEQAPELTLDDVRAAAERIAGQVVRTPCMHSQTLSNIVGTDVWLKFENLQFTAAYKERGALNALLLMDKAQRERGVIAASAGNHSQGLSYHGRRLGVPVTIVMPKTTPMVKVMQTEQVGGNVVLEGETFDEAYAHARQLEQELGLTFVHPFDEPNVAAGQGTVALEMLEDCGEIDTLVVPIGGGGLMSGMGTAARALKPDIELVGVQAKLYPSMYDRLTGKDLPCGGDTLAEGIAVKKPGDFTGRIIEKLVDEILLVDEPSLEKAVALLLQIEKTVVEGAGAAGLAAVLAQPERFSGRKLGLVLCGGNIDTRLLANVLLRDLARSGRIARLRITLQDRPGALYKVMREFQAHNVNILEIYHQRIFTDLPAKGLVTDIECEARDREQLDQLVAALREVGYNVSQVELN from the coding sequence ATGGACACCGGAACGACGCCCGAACAGGCCCCCGAACTAACGCTGGACGATGTGCGCGCCGCTGCGGAGCGGATTGCCGGACAGGTGGTGCGCACGCCCTGCATGCATTCGCAGACGCTTTCCAACATCGTGGGCACGGATGTCTGGCTGAAGTTCGAGAACCTGCAGTTCACGGCAGCTTACAAGGAACGCGGCGCGCTGAACGCCCTGCTGCTGATGGACAAGGCGCAGCGCGAGCGCGGCGTGATTGCGGCCAGCGCGGGCAACCATTCGCAGGGCCTCAGTTACCACGGGCGGCGGCTGGGCGTGCCGGTCACCATCGTGATGCCCAAGACCACACCGATGGTGAAGGTGATGCAGACCGAGCAGGTTGGCGGCAATGTGGTGCTGGAAGGCGAGACTTTCGACGAAGCTTACGCCCATGCCCGCCAGCTGGAGCAGGAACTGGGCCTGACCTTCGTCCACCCCTTCGACGAGCCCAATGTCGCTGCCGGGCAGGGCACGGTGGCGCTGGAGATGCTGGAAGATTGCGGGGAGATCGACACGCTGGTCGTCCCCATCGGCGGCGGCGGGTTGATGAGCGGCATGGGCACGGCGGCACGGGCGCTGAAGCCCGACATCGAGCTGGTGGGCGTGCAGGCGAAACTCTACCCCAGCATGTATGACCGCCTGACCGGCAAGGACCTGCCTTGCGGCGGCGACACGCTGGCCGAAGGGATTGCCGTGAAGAAGCCGGGCGACTTTACCGGCCGCATCATCGAGAAGCTGGTGGACGAGATCCTGCTGGTGGACGAGCCATCGCTTGAAAAGGCGGTGGCGCTGCTGCTGCAGATCGAAAAGACCGTGGTGGAAGGAGCGGGCGCTGCGGGCCTTGCTGCCGTGCTGGCCCAGCCGGAACGCTTTTCCGGGCGCAAGCTGGGGCTGGTGTTGTGCGGCGGCAATATCGATACGCGCCTGCTGGCCAATGTGCTGCTGCGCGATCTTGCTCGCTCAGGCCGCATCGCGCGCCTGCGCATCACCCTGCAGGACCGGCCCGGCGCGCTGTACAAGGTGATGCGCGAATTCCAGGCGCACAACGTCAACATCCTGGAAATCTACCACCAGCGCATCTTCACGGACTTGCCTGCCAAGGGCCTTGTCACGGACATCGAATGCGAGGCGCGCGACCGCGAGCAGCTGGACCAGCTCGTCGCTGCGCTGCGCGAAGTGGGCTACAACGTTAGCCAGGTGGAACTCAACTGA